In Cellulomonas sp. Y8, the genomic stretch TCCCGGGCCTCGCGGTGGTCCGCCCCGCCGACGCCAACGAGACGGCGCAGGCGTGGAAGGCGATCCTCGAGCGCACCGACGGCCCCGCCGCGCTCATCCTCACCCGGCAGAACGTCCCGACGTTCCCCCGCGGCGAGGAGGGCTTCGCGTCCGCCGAGGGCGTCGCCCGCGGCGCGTACGTGCTGCTCGAGGCGTCCACCGGCACGCCGGAGGTCGTCCTCATCGGCACCGGCTCCGAGGTGCAGCTGGCCGTCGCGGCCCGCGAGACCCTCGAGGCCGCCGGCGTCCCGACCCGCGTGGTCTCGGCGCCGTCGCTGGAGTGGTTCGCCGAGCAGGACGAGGCCTACCGCGAGTCGGTCCTGCCGTCCTCGGTGAAGGCCCGCGTCTCCGTCGAGGCCGGCATCGCGCTGTCCTGGTGGAAGATCCTCGGCGACGCCGGCCGCGCCGTGTCGCTCGAGCACTACGGCGCCTCGGCCGCGTACGAGACGCTCTACGAGGAGTTCGGCATCACGGCGGACGCCGTGGTCGCGGCGGCGCACGAGTCGATCGCGGCGGCCCGCGGCGGCAGCGCCCCGGCGACGGACGCGAGCGCGCCGACGGAGAGCGGCACGGGCGACCAGCTCTGAGCTCGCGCTCACGCGCAGAACGGCCGGGCACCCCTGCGGGGGGTGCCCGGCCGTTCTGCGTCCCCCGGCCCCTTCCCTCGGGCCAGCACCCGCCGAGATGGCAACTCTCGGCTGCACCGCGGCGCCCGGACACAGTCGAGAGTTGCCATCTCGGCGCAGGCAACGCGGGCGGCGCACGAGGGGAGCGCGGGACGTTGGTCCCCGGCGCCGCGGGCGCCGTGCGGGGAGGGTCGGAGGCGTGAGCGTGCGGCAGACCCCGGTGTACTACTACTCCTCGAGCTCCGGGCTCGTGCGGTCGTTCGCGCTGCGGCTCGACCGGCCCGTGCTCGACCTGTCCCGGCGCGACGTCCGGCTCAGCGAGGCCGACGGGCCGTGGGTGCTGCTCACGCCGTCGTACAAGACGGGCAACGAGGCCAACGACACCATCCCCGAGGCGGTCCGCCGGTTCCTGCGCTCCGCGGTGAACCGCCGCCGCATGGTCGGCGTGATCGGCAGCGGGAACCGGAACTTCGGCCGGTACTACCAGCACGCGGCTCGGGACGTCGCGGCCCGGTCCGGCCGGCCGGTGCTGTTCGAGTTCGAGATCGCGGGCACGCCCTGGGACGTCGAGGAGTGCCGGCGGATCCTCGAGGACCTGGACGCCGCGCTCGCCGCGGGCGGGGACGCGCCGGCCGCCTGACACCGCGGGGCACGGGCTCATCTCGCCCGGGTGGGTGCGCCCGTCGGCGGTCGGCCCTAGCGTGACCTCCATGAGCCCGTCGAAGGTGCCCGCCGAGGAGATCGAGGTGCGCGGCCGCACCGTGCGGGTCTCCAACCCCGACAAGGTCTACTTCCCCGACCGCGGCCTGACCAAGATCGACGTCGTCCGGTACTTCGTGAGCGTCGGCGACGGCATCCTCGGCGCGCTCCGCGACCGGCCGACGACGCTGGAGCGCTGGCCGCGCGGCTGGTTCGAGGGCGCGAAGCTGTCGACCCGGATGGACAACAAGGGCGACGCGTTCTTCCAGAAGCGGGTCCCGCAGGGCGCGCCGGACTACGTCGAGTCGACGACGATCACGTTCCCGTCCGGCCGCACCGCCGACGAGGTGACCCCGACCGAGCTGGCCGTGGTCGCCTGGGCCGCGAACCTCGGCACGCTGACGTTCCACCCGTGGCCGGTGACCCGCGCCGACGTCGAGGCGCCGGACCAGCTCCGCATCGACCTCGACCCGCAGCCCGGCACGACCTTCGACGACGCCGCGCGGGTCGCCCCCCACGTGCGAGAGATCCTCGCCGAGCACGGGCTGACCGGGTTCCCCAAGACCTCGGGCGGCCGCGGCCTCCACATCTTCGTGCCGATCGAGCCGCGCTGGTCGTTCACGCTGTGCCGCCGCGCGACGATCGCGCTGGGCCGGGAGCTCGAGCGCCGGCTGCCCGGCCAGGTCACGACGAAGTGGTGGAAGGAGGAGCGCGGCGAGACCATCTTCGTCGACTACAACCAGATGGCCCGCGACCGCACGATCGCCTCCGCCTACTCGGTCCGCCCGAACCGCCGCGCGACCGTCTCCGCGCCGCTGCGCTGGGAGGAGGTGCCGGACGTGCACCCGGACGACTTCGACGTGACGACGATGCCGGCCCGGTTCGCGGAGGTCGGCGACCTGTTCGCGCCGCTGGTCGCGCGCACCTCGCCGGCCGAGGGCACCGACGCCGTCGCGCCGGGGTCGCTCGACGGGCTGCTGGAGCTGGCGACGAAGGACGAGCGGGACCACGACCTCGGCGACCTGCCCTACCCGCCGGAGTACCCGAAGATGCCCGGCGAGCCGAAGCGGGTCCAGCCGAGCAAGGACCGCGACCGTCCGAAGGAGCCGGCGGACGACTGAGGCGCTGCCCCGGGAACCCGCCGGGCGCGCCGGGCGTTCACCCCCTCCCGGACCGACGACCCCGAGGAGCGCCCGTGCCCGTCCCCGTCATCGCCCCCGACCCCACCTGGCCCACCGTCGCCGCCGCCGACCGCGCGCCCGAGCCGTACGACCCCGGTGCCGCGGCGGCCGCCGAGCTCGACCGGCAGGTCCGCGCGCAGCTCGACCTCGGCCTGGCCGCGGTGCACGGCCTGTCCCCCGCCGACCTCGTCGCCGCGGTCGCCCCGCTGCGTGCCGCGCTCGCCGCCGGCGCCGCGGCCGGGCCGTCGTCCGTCGACCCCGACGACCACGTGCCGTTCGTGCTGGTGCTCGACGGCGGCACCGCGCGGGCCAACGCGTCGGTGCCGGCGCTGCGCCGCGGGACGCGCCCGGGCGTCAGCGTGATCGACGACCACGAGATGGCCGGCTACCGCCCGCTGCCCGACCTCGACGTGCCCGCGGCGCCGTACCTGCTGCTCGACGTCGACACGGGGACGGAGTTCTGCGACACCCGGCCGGAGGACGCGCTCGCGACCGTCCGGAGCCGCGGTCGCACGCCGCTGACCGTCGCCGAGGGGATCGCGCTGGTCGCGGTGCGGCCGGACATGCTGCGCCCGAACCGGTGCTTCTCGCTGATGGGCTCGCGGGCCGGGAACCAGCGGGTGCCCGCGGTGTGGATCAGCGAGCGCCGGCCCAAGCTCGGCTGGTGCTGGGACCGGAACCCGCACACCTGGCTCGGCGCGGCGTCGGCGGGCGGCCGGACGGCGGGCTGACGCCGGCCCGGCGTCACTCCCCGACGGCGACCGGGCGGTCCGGGTCGTTCGACCACTGGGACCACGACCCCGGGTACAGCACCGGGGTGCGCCCGGCCAGCACGATCGCCGCCGCCTGGTGCGCGGCGGTGACGCCGGAGCCGCAGTAGACCGCGACCTCGCCGCCCTCGGCCACCCCGAGGGCGGCGAACCGCGCGGTCAGGTCGTCGACGGGGCGGAACCGGCCGTCGGCGTCCAGGTTGTCCCCGGTCGGCGCGCTCACCGCGCCGGGGATGTGCCCGGCGCGCGGGTCGACGGGCTCGACCTCGCCGCGGAACCGCTCGGCGGCGCGGGCGTCGAGCAGCACGCCCTCCTCGGCCCACCGGCCGGCGCCGTCGGCGTCGAGCACGGGGAGCTGGCCGCCGGTCAGCGTCACGTCGCCGGGCTCCGGCGCGGCCTCGCCCGTGTCGAGCGCCCCGCCGGCCGCGACCCAGGCCGGCAGCCCCCCGTCGAGGATCCGCACGTCCGCGACGCCCGCCCAGCGGAGCAGCCACCACGCCCGCGCGGCCGACGTGGCACCGGAGTCGTCGTAGACCACGACCGGCTCGCCGGCGCGCAGCCCCCAGCCGCGCGCCGCCGCCTGCAGGTCCGCGACGTCGGGCAGCGGGTGCCGGCCCTCGGCGGCGCTCGGCGGCGCGGCGAGCTCCGTGTCCAGGTCGACGAACACCGCGCCCGGCAGGTGGCCGGCCCGGTACGCGTCGACCCCCGGCGGGCCGCCGAGCGCCCAGCGCACGTCGAGCAGCCGCGGCGGGGTGGGCCCGTCGAGCTCGCGGGCGAGGTCGGCGGCGGACACGAGGACGTCGGTCATGGCGCCCAACCTACGGGCGCGGGCGGTCCGGCGACCAGGGACGGCGCTTCCGGCGGGCGGGCGGGTGCGGGACGTGTCCGACACCACGCGCGGCGGCCGGAACCCGCGGGATCGCGCGCTCGTTCCCCCCGTGGTGCCCCGTCCCGGACCCCCGGCAGAGAGGTCCGCTCCGTCGCACCAGGACCTTCGTGGCGCGCGCTGGAGCCGGGTGCAGCATGCTGGCTCCCTCAGTACGCCGCGAGCCCCGCTCGTCCTGTCGCCCGTCTGGAGCCCGTGTGTCCGGTAACGCCACCACCCGGTTCGGCAACGTCTCGCTGCTCTCCGTCGCGAGCCGGCTGCCCAGCCGCATCACCACGTCCGCCGAGATCTCCGAGCGGCTCGGGTCGGCGCTGCGCCGGCTGCGGCTGCCGCGGACGGTCCTGGAGCGCGTCGCGGGGGTGGAGGAGCGTCGCAACTGGGGGCCGGGCGAGGACGCCGACACCGCGACGATCGCCGCGGGCGCCGAGGCGCTCCGCGAGGCAGGCGTGAACCCCGGCGACGTCGGGCTGCTGATCAACACCTCGGTGACCCGCAAGCACCTGGAGCCGTCCGTCGCGGTGCGGCTGCACCACGGGCTCGGGCTCGGCAGCCACGCGGTGAACTTCGACGTGGCGAACGCCTGCCTCGGGTTCATCAACGGCATGAGCCTGGCGGCCACGATGATCGAGTCCGGCCAGGTGCGGTACGCGGTCGTGGTGAACGGCGAGGACGCCGACGACATCCAGCGCACCACCGTCGAGCGGCTGCTCCGGCCGGAGGTCGGCCGCGAGGAGTTCATGGAGGAGTTCGCGACGCTGACGCTCGGCTCGGGCTCGGCGGCGGCCGTCCTCGGCCGGACGGACGAGAACCCCGGCGGGCACCGGGTCCTCGGCGGGGTGACCCGCGCGGCCACCCGGTTCCACGACCTGTGCGTGGGCAGCGCCGACGCGATGCTCACCGACGCCCGGGCGCTGCTCGAGGGCGGGCTGGAGCTCGTGGTCGACGCCTGGCACGAGGCGCAGCGGGACTGGGACTGGTCGTCGATGGACCGGTACGTCACGCACCAGGTGTCCCGGGTGCACACCGACGCCATCGTCAAGGCGGTCGGCCTGAACCGGAAGCGCGTCCCCACGACCTTCCCGCACCTCGGCAACGTCGGCCCCGCGTCGATCCCGATCACGCTGGTCGAGGAGCAGCACTCCCTGCGGTCGGGCGACCGGGTCCTGCTCATGGGCGTCGGCTCGGGCATCAACACCGCGATGATGGAGCTCGCCTGGTGACCGGGGCGCTCCGCGTCCGTCCCGCCTCCGCACCGCCGGCCGGGCTGCCCGGCCTGGACCCGCGGTTCAGCCGGCTGCTGCCGCTCCCCGACGGCGCCCCCGACACCGGGCTCGGCGCCGGCGAACCCGCCTGGCACCACCTCGACACGGGGCCCGAGCTCGCCGCGCGCGGGATCACGCCGGTCGGCACGGTCCTCGCCGTGCACGGCAACCCGACGTGGTCCTACCTGTGGCGGTCCCTGATCCCGGCGACGCTCGACGCGGCGGCCGCGGGCCGGCCGGCGTGGCGCGTCGTGGCGGTCGACCAGCTCGACATGGGCTTCTCCGCGCGCACCGGCCGGCACCGCACGCTGCCCGAGCGGGTCCGGGACCTCGACGCGTTCACGACGGCCCTCGGGCTGACGGGGCCGGTCGTGGTGCTCGGGCACGACTGGGGCGGCGTCGTCGCGATGGGCTGGGCGGTCGACCACCCCGACCAGCTGGCCGGCCTGGCGCTGCTCAACACCGCGGTCGCCCACCCGGACGGCGAGCCGATCCCGGCGCCGCTGCGCGCGGCCACCGCCGGGCCGGTGCTCCGCCTGGCGACGTCGACCACGCCCGCCTTCCTCGAGACCACGCTCGCCCTGGCGCACCCGCCCCTGGCCCGGGAGGTCGCGGACGCGTACCGGGCCCCCTACCGGCACGCCGAGGACCGCGGCGGGGTCGAGGGCTTCGTCGCCGACATCCCCGGGCACCACGACCACCCGAGCGCGCCGGAGCTGCGCCGGATCGCCGCGGGCGTCGCCAGGCTCGACGTCCCCGCGCTGCTCCAGTGGGGCCCTCGGGACCCGGTGTTCCGCGACCGGTACCTGGACGACCTGGTCGACCGGCTGCCGCAGGCGCGCGTGCACCGGTACGAGGGCGCGGGGCACCTGGTCGCCGAGGACGTGGACTGGGCGACGCCGCTGCTCGGCTGGCTCGCGGAGGCGGTGCCGGGCGACGGCACCAGGGCCGCCGCGGGCGCCCCGGCCCGGGCGACGCCGGCCGACGAGGCGCCCGACGAGGCGGCCCCCTGGACCCCCCTGTGGGACCGGCTCGACGCCCGCGCCGACGACCCCGGCCCCGCGGTGCTGGACATGGGCGCCGACGGCGGCCCGCGGACCGTGTCCTGGCGGCTGCTCGCCCGCCAGGTGCGCCGGATCGCGGCCGGCCTGCGGCGGGTGGGCGTCGAGCGCGGCGACCGGGTCTCCCTGCTGGTGCAGCCCGGCCCGACGCTCACCGCCCTCGTCTACGCCTGCCTCCGGATCGGCGCGGTCGTGGTGGTCGCGGACGCCGGCCTCGGCCCGCGCGGCCTGACCCGCGCGCAGCGCGGCGCCCAGCCCGACTGGGTGGTCGGGCAGACGAAGGGCCTGCTCGCGGCGCGCGCGCTCGGCTGGCCCGGCGTGCGGATCGCGGCCGAGCCCCTCGGCCCCGCGGCCCGGCGCGCGCTCGACGTGACCCACCTGCTCCTCGACGTCGCCGACCTCGGCCGCGACGAGGTCCTGCCGGCCGAGCCCGGTCCCCGCGACGAGGCGGCGATCCTGTTCACGTCCGGTTCCACCGGACCCGCGAAGGGCGTCGTCTACACCCACGCCCAGCTGTCGGCGCTCCGGGACGTGCTGGCGACGCACTTCGACGTCGGGCCGGAGACCGGCCTCGTGACGGGCTTCGCCCCGTTCGCGCTGCTCGGCCCGGCGCTGGGCACGCGGTCGGTGACGCCCGACATGGACGTGTCCGCCCCCCGGACGCTCACCGCCCGCGCGGTGGCAGACGCGGTGCGGGCCGCCGACGGCTCCATCGTGTTCCTGTCCCCCGCCGCGATCCTCAACGTGGTCGCGACCGCGGACGACCTCGACGCCGACGACCGCGCCGCGCTGGCCCGGGTGCGCACCTTCCTGTCCACCGGGGCCCCGATCAGCGCCGACCTGCTCGGGTCGGCCGCCGCGCTGATGCCCGCGGCGGAGGCGCACACGCCCTACGGGATGACCGAGTGCCTGCTGGTCACCGACATCACCCTCGACGGCATCCGGTCCGCCGCGGCCGCGCCGGACGCGGGCGTGTGCGTCGGACGGCCGGTCGGACCCGGGCGGGTGCTGGTCAGCGCCCTCGACGCCGACGGGGCCGCGACCGGTGCACCGTCGGACGCCCCGGGCGTGCTCGGCGAGGTGCTGATCAGCGCCCCGCACCTCAAACAGCACTACGACCGGCTGTGGCTGACCGACCGCGCCGCGGAGCGCGACGTGCCCGACGGCCGCTGGCACCGCACCGGCGACGTCGGCCACCTCGACGCCGAGGGCCGGCTGTGGATCGAGGGCCGGCTCGCGCACGTGCTCGTCACCGCCGACGGCCCGCTGGCGCCGGTGGGGCCGGAGCAGCACGTCGAGCGGGTGGCCGGCGTGCGCCGGGCGGCCGTCGTCGGCGTCGGGCCCTCGGGCGTGCAGCAGGCGGTGGCCGTCGTCGAGCCGCCCGCCGACGAGGCGACCCGGCGCGCCGGCCTGGCCCCGTCGGACCTGGCGGAGGCCGCGCGCGCCGCCTCCCCGGTCCCGCTCGCCGCCGTCCTGGTCGCGCCGCGGATGCCGACCGACGTCCGGCACAACTCGAAGATCGACCGCACCCGGCTGGCCGCCTGGGCGGCGCGCGTCCTGTCCGGAGGGCCGGTGGGGGCGCCGTGACCGTCCTGGTGACCGGGGCGTCCGGGCTGCTCGGCGGCGCCGTCGCGCGCGTGCTGGCCGGCCGCGGCGACGACGTCCGCACGCTGCAGCGCCGGCCCTCGGGGGTGCCCGGGGCCCGGGACGTCGCAGGGTCGGTCACCGACCCGGCGGCCGTCGCCGCGGCGCTCGACGGCGTCGACGCGGTCGTGCACCTCGCGGCCCGGGTCTCGCTCGCGGGACCCCGCGAGGAGTTCGACGCCGTCAACATCGGCGGCACCACCACCCTGCTCGACGCCGCCGAGCGCGCCGGGGTCCGGCGGTTCGTCCAGGTGTCGTCGCCGTCGGTCGCGCACGGCGGCTCGTCGCTCGTCGGCGTCGGCGCCGAGCCCGCGGACCCCGCCCACGCCCGCGGCGACTACGCGCGCACGAAGGCGGCGGCCGAGCTGCTGGCGCTCGACCGCGACCGCGGCGGCGAGGGCGGGACGGCCGTCGTGGCCGTGCGCCCGCACCTCGTCTGGGGCCCCGGGGACACCCAGCTCGTCGAGCGCGTGCTCGACCGCGCCGCCCGCGGCCGGCTGCCGCTGCTCGACCAGGGCGCCGCGCTCATCGACACGACCTACGTCGACAACGCGGCCGACGGCATCGTCGCGGCGCTCGACCGGGCGGACGCGCCCGAGGTGCACGGGAACGCCTACGTGCTCACCAACGGCGAGCCGCGGACCGTCGCCGACCTGCTCGCCGGCATCTGCCGCGCGGGCGGGGTGCAGCCCCCGGCGTGGCGCGTCCCCGCCGGCCTCGCCCGCGCGGCGGGCGGCCTGGTCGAGGCCGTCTGGCGGCTGCGCCCCGGGACGGACGAGCCGCCGATGACCCGGTTCCTCGCGGAGCAGCTGTCGACCGCGCACTGGTTCGACCAGCGGGCCACGCGCGCCGACCTGCGGTGGACGCCGGCCGTGAGCCTGGACGAGGGGTTCGCGCGGCTGGCGGCGCACTACGGCGGCGCTCGGGGCTGAGGCGGGCGCCGCTCAGCGCATCCGGATCGCGAACCCCGCCTCGCCCGAGTCGAGGGCGCCGACGAGGACCCGGGCGTGGCACGACGAGTCGGGCTGCTCGGCGAGCACGCGGATGCCGACGACCTGGGCGGCGTGGCAC encodes the following:
- a CDS encoding 3-oxoacyl-ACP synthase III; translation: MSGNATTRFGNVSLLSVASRLPSRITTSAEISERLGSALRRLRLPRTVLERVAGVEERRNWGPGEDADTATIAAGAEALREAGVNPGDVGLLINTSVTRKHLEPSVAVRLHHGLGLGSHAVNFDVANACLGFINGMSLAATMIESGQVRYAVVVNGEDADDIQRTTVERLLRPEVGREEFMEEFATLTLGSGSAAAVLGRTDENPGGHRVLGGVTRAATRFHDLCVGSADAMLTDARALLEGGLELVVDAWHEAQRDWDWSSMDRYVTHQVSRVHTDAIVKAVGLNRKRVPTTFPHLGNVGPASIPITLVEEQHSLRSGDRVLLMGVGSGINTAMMELAW
- a CDS encoding sulfurtransferase, translating into MTDVLVSAADLARELDGPTPPRLLDVRWALGGPPGVDAYRAGHLPGAVFVDLDTELAAPPSAAEGRHPLPDVADLQAAARGWGLRAGEPVVVYDDSGATSAARAWWLLRWAGVADVRILDGGLPAWVAAGGALDTGEAAPEPGDVTLTGGQLPVLDADGAGRWAEEGVLLDARAAERFRGEVEPVDPRAGHIPGAVSAPTGDNLDADGRFRPVDDLTARFAALGVAEGGEVAVYCGSGVTAAHQAAAIVLAGRTPVLYPGSWSQWSNDPDRPVAVGE
- a CDS encoding alpha/beta fold hydrolase, with the translated sequence MTGALRVRPASAPPAGLPGLDPRFSRLLPLPDGAPDTGLGAGEPAWHHLDTGPELAARGITPVGTVLAVHGNPTWSYLWRSLIPATLDAAAAGRPAWRVVAVDQLDMGFSARTGRHRTLPERVRDLDAFTTALGLTGPVVVLGHDWGGVVAMGWAVDHPDQLAGLALLNTAVAHPDGEPIPAPLRAATAGPVLRLATSTTPAFLETTLALAHPPLAREVADAYRAPYRHAEDRGGVEGFVADIPGHHDHPSAPELRRIAAGVARLDVPALLQWGPRDPVFRDRYLDDLVDRLPQARVHRYEGAGHLVAEDVDWATPLLGWLAEAVPGDGTRAAAGAPARATPADEAPDEAAPWTPLWDRLDARADDPGPAVLDMGADGGPRTVSWRLLARQVRRIAAGLRRVGVERGDRVSLLVQPGPTLTALVYACLRIGAVVVVADAGLGPRGLTRAQRGAQPDWVVGQTKGLLAARALGWPGVRIAAEPLGPAARRALDVTHLLLDVADLGRDEVLPAEPGPRDEAAILFTSGSTGPAKGVVYTHAQLSALRDVLATHFDVGPETGLVTGFAPFALLGPALGTRSVTPDMDVSAPRTLTARAVADAVRAADGSIVFLSPAAILNVVATADDLDADDRAALARVRTFLSTGAPISADLLGSAAALMPAAEAHTPYGMTECLLVTDITLDGIRSAAAAPDAGVCVGRPVGPGRVLVSALDADGAATGAPSDAPGVLGEVLISAPHLKQHYDRLWLTDRAAERDVPDGRWHRTGDVGHLDAEGRLWIEGRLAHVLVTADGPLAPVGPEQHVERVAGVRRAAVVGVGPSGVQQAVAVVEPPADEATRRAGLAPSDLAEAARAASPVPLAAVLVAPRMPTDVRHNSKIDRTRLAAWAARVLSGGPVGAP
- a CDS encoding NAD(P)-dependent oxidoreductase, yielding MTVLVTGASGLLGGAVARVLAGRGDDVRTLQRRPSGVPGARDVAGSVTDPAAVAAALDGVDAVVHLAARVSLAGPREEFDAVNIGGTTTLLDAAERAGVRRFVQVSSPSVAHGGSSLVGVGAEPADPAHARGDYARTKAAAELLALDRDRGGEGGTAVVAVRPHLVWGPGDTQLVERVLDRAARGRLPLLDQGAALIDTTYVDNAADGIVAALDRADAPEVHGNAYVLTNGEPRTVADLLAGICRAGGVQPPAWRVPAGLARAAGGLVEAVWRLRPGTDEPPMTRFLAEQLSTAHWFDQRATRADLRWTPAVSLDEGFARLAAHYGGARG
- the ligD gene encoding non-homologous end-joining DNA ligase, encoding MSPSKVPAEEIEVRGRTVRVSNPDKVYFPDRGLTKIDVVRYFVSVGDGILGALRDRPTTLERWPRGWFEGAKLSTRMDNKGDAFFQKRVPQGAPDYVESTTITFPSGRTADEVTPTELAVVAWAANLGTLTFHPWPVTRADVEAPDQLRIDLDPQPGTTFDDAARVAPHVREILAEHGLTGFPKTSGGRGLHIFVPIEPRWSFTLCRRATIALGRELERRLPGQVTTKWWKEERGETIFVDYNQMARDRTIASAYSVRPNRRATVSAPLRWEEVPDVHPDDFDVTTMPARFAEVGDLFAPLVARTSPAEGTDAVAPGSLDGLLELATKDERDHDLGDLPYPPEYPKMPGEPKRVQPSKDRDRPKEPADD
- the nrdI gene encoding class Ib ribonucleoside-diphosphate reductase assembly flavoprotein NrdI — translated: MRQTPVYYYSSSSGLVRSFALRLDRPVLDLSRRDVRLSEADGPWVLLTPSYKTGNEANDTIPEAVRRFLRSAVNRRRMVGVIGSGNRNFGRYYQHAARDVAARSGRPVLFEFEIAGTPWDVEECRRILEDLDAALAAGGDAPAA
- a CDS encoding DUF5701 family protein codes for the protein MPVPVIAPDPTWPTVAAADRAPEPYDPGAAAAAELDRQVRAQLDLGLAAVHGLSPADLVAAVAPLRAALAAGAAAGPSSVDPDDHVPFVLVLDGGTARANASVPALRRGTRPGVSVIDDHEMAGYRPLPDLDVPAAPYLLLDVDTGTEFCDTRPEDALATVRSRGRTPLTVAEGIALVAVRPDMLRPNRCFSLMGSRAGNQRVPAVWISERRPKLGWCWDRNPHTWLGAASAGGRTAG